The Brassica oleracea var. oleracea cultivar TO1000 chromosome C7, BOL, whole genome shotgun sequence sequence AGCTGCTTTAACTTCTTGTTGATTCTAGATACAGTTTTCTACTTTGATGCTACATTTTACTTTTCTTAATTTGTGGATACGCTTTTCATTGATCTTCATTATTGGAAACGAAATAACAAGTACTAATCAGTAAGTTGGCGAATCTCTTTCATTATTATGAATCAGTATCATAATTGAATATACAAATTGGACATAATACTGTTCTTTTCTTTTAAACCTTCTCAAAACTGTTGAGTTTCAATAACTATCATATTTACTCTTCTTCTTCATGGCAGATTTCAAAACCAACAAACAAACAATCACAAATCCTAAAACTGCAACTCCTCCCACCGCCAAAGCTATTGTTCTTTGCGTGTGCTGTCTCTTCTCTCCATCTACGTACCCAAATAAACACACACACCCATCAGTGGCCGTTTCATTATTTCCATAATATAATTTATTAAAGAAAATGTATAACATTTCAACTTCATGTAATGTGTCAACATTAAAATCTGAAAACATAATCTCTTATTTTATATAAAGCAATCTATTTCCCCACTAGCTTTTCGTTTTTTTCTTTTAAATTGCTTCCACTAGTTTTTTTTCTTTCTTTTTGGCTTGCTTCCATTGGGCTTTGTTTAATCTACTACGACAACGAAACATTGAAATATTCTTTCTACAAGATCCATGATTCCATGTGTATGCTTATATATCAGACAAAATCATGCAATTCTTGGCACAACTAATGCTTAATGATCAACAAATTGCTACAATAATTTGCAAAGAATTGTTCGTTTTACTCCTACTTAGTAAATAATTATTCATTTTCTTCCTTATTTGTAAATAATATCATATTGCTAATTCATTTTAATTGGTTTACCTGAAAGTGGAGAAATGTTTGGAACGCCATGAGAGTAGTAACTGTAGCTAACGAAGCACTTGTGGAGATAAACCTGACCAGAGATCGAATCCCCACACTCACTCTTTGCTTTCTCAAAACCATCTTTCACACACTCACCGCAATCTGAATTTCCCAAACTACCCTCGCACTGTCCCAACACATACACCGACTCATACTGCCCCGCGTAAAATCCTCCGCCGTCGCCTCCCGTTTTCACGCCGTTCTCCGCCGCACCAAACGCCGTGTCCCTCTTCCCGGCGAACCCAGGATCGCCGGACTGTTTCTTCCCGCAGACACGGAACAGCATCTCAGTACCGGAAGTCTGCCGGAACCCCGAGATTTCGTACCGGATATAACAACCGGAGAGCTGCACACGCGCCGCCACCACCACGTTCCCGTCGCCTCCGCCTCCGCCGCAGAGCTTGGAGACGAGTTTGGGGATTTTGGAGACGCAGTCGTAGCACTGAGCGGCGGGGAGGTCGCCGCGGCACTGAAAAACGCCGGTTACGGCGGTTGCGTTATCGGTTCCGGCGGTCGTGGAGGCGAAAGATCTCTGCGCGGATTGAGAAAGTAAGGAAGTGAAGAGAGTGTTGAGATTCTGAGAGAAAGCACCAGTTGGGTCGGGAGATTTCTGACTTGCGCAACCTTTGAAGATCAGATTCTTGTTGTTGTCGCCGGAGATTACAGTGAAAGGTAAGAAGAGCCAGAAGACGGCAAAGAATTGGTACATAGGCTTCATAGTCGAGAGAGAAAGAGAGATTTTCGAAGTTGTGTTTCTTTTCTTTTCTTTTTTTTGCTAGTAGGTTGTGCATAAAGTTTGCGTTTTTGTGTCCAGACAAAACAAAATGTAATTTGCCGTTTTTGTTTTTTGTCGTTGAGGGTTTAATTTAATGACAAAACAAATCAATGGGGATTTGAGAGAGCCAAGCTGGTTTGAGGTATGAAACCATGAAATTAAAGGAGCATACTTTTTTTATCTCCGGATCTTGCTTCAATGTTAAGTTAAAGAGAAAGAAACTTTGAGACGACAAGTTTGTTTTTTTATACATTTGTGTTTGGATAGATTATTGTAATACTATACGGTTTCAAGAAAATGATTACTGTTAGCTTTTTTATTGAAATTTAGTCAATTACGTTCCTTCAATGCCATTGAATCCTATTTTATGAGTTTGTTGCAGGACATTAAATATTCTTAAATATCATGAAGAGAAATCATCTTTGTTGGATGGTTTTGGCGGTACCACCAAATAATTTTTGTTCAAGGTAGGGACGAAGATATTATTTGATCTAGACCACAAATTGAAGAACATAAACTCTCCGAACACATTTTTGTTTGTCAACCTTAAAACTTGAATTAGGTGTTTAGTTTACAAGATTGTCGGCGGTGCCTCTCATCATTTCTTACAAAATTATGGAGTCTTTTCCATCCTGCCTCAAATTGGTAAAAC is a genomic window containing:
- the LOC106302099 gene encoding cysteine-rich repeat secretory protein 56, coding for MKPMYQFFAVFWLFLPFTVISGDNNKNLIFKGCASQKSPDPTGAFSQNLNTLFTSLLSQSAQRSFASTTAGTDNATAVTGVFQCRGDLPAAQCYDCVSKIPKLVSKLCGGGGGDGNVVVAARVQLSGCYIRYEISGFRQTSGTEMLFRVCGKKQSGDPGFAGKRDTAFGAAENGVKTGGDGGGFYAGQYESVYVLGQCEGSLGNSDCGECVKDGFEKAKSECGDSISGQVYLHKCFVSYSYYSHGVPNISPLSDGEKRQHTQRTIALAVGGVAVLGFVIVCLLVLKSAMKKKSKYDSY